In Natranaeroarchaeum aerophilus, the DNA window GGGACATGATTCCGCATGTTGTATTCGATTCACGGAAAACAGCTTATAAGGTATTCAACCATTGGCACAGAAAAGGACTTGCTCAATTACCGCGAGGACCATTCGATTCCGAATTTGGAATTGAAGACGGTCGGAAACGAATCGAAGAAGCATACAAAGACGAGCAATTGAGCTGGGACGTTGCAGACTGGACAACTACTGCAGCCCTGTGGCGAAATACTCTCGGCCGGGATGGCCCTGGAATCGACCGCAATCTAGTAACATCAATGGATTGGTAGATCCCTTTTCGCACCCCCACCCATACATCCTCTAAATGGGGTACAGTATACTAGTATTACTGGTCTATTTTTGATCGGTTATACTGTATATTTCAGATGTTAAACCCCGTTCCGGAGTTGGTTTCACCTCTGGAGAAAATTGGCCGGATTCAAAAGTGATCGACGATTTATAAATTGGTATTTTAAATGCTTTATCAATAATCACCCGACGGAGATACAATTCCGAGTAATTGGATTTTTAAATGGTATACCAATAACTCGGGGACGGAGAAGGCAAAAAAGACATTATCTTAACTGGTACGACAATCATGAAGCTTTGAGGGGTCAAGAGCTGTTTCTATCACCATTGATGTCCCGGCTTTCGTGGTCAGTTGTCTATCTCAATGCCCCGTTCAGATAGTCTGTCTCGTTAGTTATCCAAAGCAGTATAACTGGTTAGTATAACTACACAGACTAACTAGTTAGTCTATTTAGTTTTATAAGTGACTGGCTCTTATGATTGTATATGCTCGCCTATACAACGTACTCTGAGTCAGGGGGAGTCGGTAAGACTACCCTGACAGCAAACCTCGCTGACGCCCACAGCCAGCAAGGACGAGACGTACTCGTGATAGATTTAGATCCTCAGCAGGGATCGCTGTCGTACCTACTTGATATCCCAACATCTCGTGACGACGATGTAGCTGATAATATTGCTCGACATCTCATTGATGAGCCAAAGGGTGATTTCAATGAACTGATCCGAGAAACCTCATATGGATTTGACGTTGTCCCATCCCATGGTATGCTGGAAAACCTGCCACAACTATTGATGAAAGCTCAAAATCTGGCTGAAGACCTCGGGGAAGAATTTAGCCCAAACGACCGACTGCGACAAGTTTTAATTGATGCTGACATCCAACGCGAGTATGATACGATTATCATCGATCCACCAGCATCGCCCGGTCCACATCTGTACAACGCTGTCTCTGCAACCCGATCACTACTCCTCCCAGTGAAGCCGACTGGCAAAGGGATGCAGTCCATCGCAGGGATCGAAGATATTTTAACAAATCTCGAAGCCAACCTAGATATCGATCTGGGAGTACTTGCAGTCGTGCCGAATGGGATCGGCAGCACATCAGATCAGGAGGACTACCTCGAAGAGATTCAGCAACTGGGATACGATGCCCCCGTCACTATCCGTGACCGGTCTGCACTATTCGAAGGATCATGGGACCAACGCTGTACTGCATACTACTATTATGGCCATCATCGATCCCACAAGCGAGCTTACGAAGCTGAAACCCTGGACAAACTACGTGAACTTGCAAGACATATCGAAGAGGTAGGAGATCAATGACAAACGGAATGAAATCAGGAGCTGGCAGCGATCCATTCTCTGACTCATCCAGCGATGAGGAGCCACCAGAAGAATCTGAACCGCAGTCCGAAAAATCGGAGGAGACAGCCGAGACTACCTCACCTTCGAAAGCGGACGATGACTCGTCGCCAAACAAAAAATCACAGGCCCCTGACTCAGGACAGAACGGTGACACACTGCCATACATTTTTGCACGGCACAGCGTCAAGGATAGCAGAAAAATGATTCAGTACTTTTTACGCGAGGATACACAAGAGACTGAAAAGGATGCCCGACATGCTGTTGAGGACGAACTCGGAACTGATGTCCCCCTTACTGATATTCGAGAGGCCCTAGTTAGAGTAGGTGCCAACCATCCCGACGAGATCGCTGATGAACTCCGCGACTGGGGCTACCGACTCAAAGAAGAGTGAGAAAGTGACCTCCGTTACCGCGTCTCACGCATGTGCTGATCAATACCTTCGTCACCAAAGCCAGCCAGCGCCTCGACATCGGCTTCGGTTCTGTCCACTGCAAGACGGGACAGCAATTCGTCGAATGTTTCGTTCGATCGTTTCACAGCTTCGAGCTTCCGCTTTGTTTCCTCACTGATCCTGATCGACGTGCTCATATCTAATACAATGTATTCGAGAGTCTTGACATCCTCCCCGCCCTGAAGGGCGAGGATTCCCGCGTTGGGATATTGTGGTTTACGACGTGACCCGTTCTTGAGGCGCGAATGCGCCAGTTTCCTTGTCAAACAGGAACGTCGATGGCTGTGCCAACCAGCCGTTACTCCTATCACCACCATCCGTGGCGGGACTCGGAGATACTTTCTGTCGAATGTTCTCGGCCCCGTTCACATCAGCGTTCGCTACCGTCCCGCAGTCGTCGCACACGTACAGCCCGCGTTCAACACGGTTCGCGTCACGTGTGCGACCACAACATGAACACGACTTCGACGTATCCCGCTCGGATACCGTCTCAACGGAGATGCCTTCCATCTCGGCCTTGTATTCGAGCAGCTCGGTGAAGCGGTCGAACGCCCACGAGTGCAGGTCGAGGTTGCCGTGGGTGCCCCAGTCTTTCGCCTCGTCGTTCTCCTCGTCCTCACGGATGCCGGAGAGATCGCCGATCACGATGGTTCCGACTTCCTCCTCGATGCATCGCTGAACGATGTGTTTCGAGAGTGCGTGAAAGTAGTGGGTGCGCCGTCGAGACTTCTTCTGGTTTAACCGCGTGGCCTGCTCGGAGTTCGAGTCGTCACACCGGGCAATCCGCTTGCTGAAGTAGTAGTCATCTTGCTTCAGACAGTTGAGCGGGTACAGCTCGGCGTGTCCATCTTCGTAGGCGACTGCTGCGAAGTTGTTGATACCGAGGTCAACACCCAAGGTCTTCTCGCCGAGTACTTCGTCCACTTCGATCTCGACTTTGCAGACGAAGTGCAGTTCCCACTCATCCCCTGTCCAAACGGCCCTGACTTGTTGAACGCTCTCGACGGTCGAGAGGTCAACGTTGGGGCGAGTCTGGTACTCACAGAGGATGAAGTCCGACCAGTAGTCCTTGAGGTTCGAGCCTTTGGAGAGTCGGACGCGGTCGTATTTAGTGTCGAGTTTGAAGCCGGCAGCTTTGAACGTGACTGTGCTTCGCGGGTGTTCGTCGCCGTGTTTGCGGTAGCCGGGCGGGTTCGCGCTCGTGTCTCCATTTTGCCGTTTGCCGTACCAGCCGTTGAACGCCTCAGCGAGTTCTTGAAGGACTCGCTGACTTGACTGAGAATGCAGGTCATCGTAGCGTTCGTGGCTCTTGAGGTAGGCGGTGAGTTCTGCATGACTGGGAATGTGGCCAATCTCCGACCACACACGGTCACACGTCCACCGTCCGACGTTCCAGAGTTTCGAGGCGGCGAACCCGAGCGAATCGAGGTCGTCAGACACCCGTGACTGGTTCCTGATGGAAGCAGTGTAGGTGCGGGTGACGACCTGTTTCGCCATACATAACCTATGTATACAATCCTACTTGAAAGTGAGGATTACGCAGCGTCGAATATCCAGCCGTGCTATCGTCGTGGTTTGTGTCGTCGTCTGCCGGATTCATCCCTGCCCTGAAGGGCGGGGCTTTCTCCTTGACTTTCCGTAAACGTACTGCTGGCTTCAGTTAACATAGTCTGCTGTGGGACTCTGACCAATCACATACATCTGGAAAGACTCAATTGCACCAAGTGGGATTCCTCTGAACTACTCGTGACTGTCTTCGTCGCTGGTAAGTGGTTTTTCCGGCTGCAGATACTCAACTTGTTCCGTAGTTCGTTAACTCCCACGTATATATACTAATACGTGCCAGTTGACGAACCGAGTTTTTCGAATCCGCCGTAGTTGTAACACGCTTTACGATCAACCTTCGGCACGTAGGTATCGATAAAGCAGTGCCTCACCGCCGTGCTTGCATTGTCGGAGCATATCGTCGAAAATCCGGTCTTCTCGGCCAACGAATTATATCACAGCACCGTCATAGTAAATGATAGCATGCCACCCATTTATGAGTACCATTGCACGAATACGGACTGTGAGTTCTCTGGGCCAAGTGGCTGGGGGTATTACATGTACGCTGAAGCGGACAATGGAGAGCGGATCACATGCCCCCACCCTGGTGAGCGAGCGAAAGCTCGACAGGTAATCGGAGAAGATGCAACTGATGAGGAAGTAGACGCTCGAACTGGATTCAATTACTACTGTATCTGCATTGATTGTGTGGAGCAGTTCGAGCGCGACCCTCAGCGCGATCGATTACTGTGTCCGAATTGCGGATCATCGGCGATCGAACTACTCGTCGAGTTAGTTGACCGGTTGTGTCCACACTGCGGAGCGGGTGATTTCATCGCAGAAGATACGGGGGCGATCGCCTAATGGGGGGTGCACCCGAGTTCGAAGACCGCGCAAAGGGTAGTATGCTGGGTCTTGCCTGTGGTGACGCGCTTGGCCGTCCAGTTGAGTTCGCCACAGCAGAGCGCATCAAGCAGAATCATGGACGAGTAACGGGGATGCTCGGGAACGGGACCCATCGACAGCCAGCTGGAACTATCACCGACGATACAGAGATGGCACTGTGCATTGCTCGTAGCCTCACAGAATATGGGCGCTTCGAGCCTGCAGATGTAGCAGATCGTTTTGTTGCGTGGTACGAGAGCGGACCGTTCGACATTGGAGGGATGACACGACGAGCGCTCAGACGTATTCAGGATGGGGCGTCTTGGGAGACAGCTGGAGAACGTGAATGGCACACGAGCCCGGAAGGCAGTAACGCAGGGAATGGGAGTGTTATGCGATGTGCTCCGCTCGCTGTCGCGTATGCGGATTATCCCGCTGCTCTCGCCAGGACAAGTATCGACTCTTCACGGATAACGCACGCAGATCCGCGTTGCACGACCGGGTGTGCAGTACTGAACCTCACGATTGCTATTGCTCTACGAGGCGAAAAATCGCCACTCAGTACCGCATTGAATCTTCTCTCCGGAGAGCTGGAAACGAGTGTGGAGCGAACGGCGGGAGTCAGTCCTGAAGATGCATCGCCTGTGCTCAAAGGGGGGCTCCCTGAAGAGCTTCGAACCGCTCTTGAACTGGTCCCGGACGGAATCGATCCGAATGAACTCTCGAACAGCGGGTACGTCGTTGATACGCTTCAGACCGCATTATACGACGCTTTGACAGCTAAGTCGGCTGAAGAAGCAATTGTCACAGCAGTCAATAGAGGGGGAGATACGGATACGATCGGTGCTATTGCGGGTGCGGTCGCTGGCGCGAGATTTGGAGTGTCGTCACTTCCGGATAGTTGGATAGAGAATATTGACGAGCGGGATGAGCTTGAACAGTTGAGCATTGAACTCGCGTCCCACCCGCACAATAGCGAAACCAGAACTCATTCCAGAGGAAAGGATGACGGGATTTGATTCAGCATCTAAGGAACGAGAAGCACACTATCCGGACAGGGGCTACAATCTCATTGAGATTGATATGCTGAAGCCGCCGGGTGAAGCACTAACGAGAATCGGGCATTCCCTGCGATTATCCGATATTTCGATTCCCCAAACAACAGAACTCACTGATTACGTCGTCTACGACAAGCATGGAGACGGATACGGACGCGAAGACGTGTCCGAATCCCCGACCAGCAATGGCGGTGGGGAGATTGCCGAGCTAATTGAAACGATACAATCTAGTGGTGGGAGAGAACAACGGATTGCGCTTGCACAGCTAGCAAAGGCGGTCGAGAACGAACCTGAACGGGGGGTAGATGCAATCCCTGTTCTTACGGCGGAGTTACAGACAGTTGACGTAGAGCTTCAGGCGGAATCACTGTACATTCTCTCCACAATCGCTGACGAATACCCAGAACAAATAACGCCAGCAGCCGACGAAGTGATTCCTCTTTTAGATCAGGAGAGCCACTCGGAACTTATCGCCGATACTATCGAAATCATAGCGGCCATAGCAGAGTATGAACCAGACGCGGTCGTTGATGC includes these proteins:
- a CDS encoding ParA family protein, whose translation is MLAYTTYSESGGVGKTTLTANLADAHSQQGRDVLVIDLDPQQGSLSYLLDIPTSRDDDVADNIARHLIDEPKGDFNELIRETSYGFDVVPSHGMLENLPQLLMKAQNLAEDLGEEFSPNDRLRQVLIDADIQREYDTIIIDPPASPGPHLYNAVSATRSLLLPVKPTGKGMQSIAGIEDILTNLEANLDIDLGVLAVVPNGIGSTSDQEDYLEEIQQLGYDAPVTIRDRSALFEGSWDQRCTAYYYYGHHRSHKRAYEAETLDKLRELARHIEEVGDQ
- a CDS encoding antitoxin VapB family protein → MSTSIRISEETKRKLEAVKRSNETFDELLSRLAVDRTEADVEALAGFGDEGIDQHMRETR
- a CDS encoding RNA-guided endonuclease InsQ/TnpB family protein; the protein is MAKQVVTRTYTASIRNQSRVSDDLDSLGFAASKLWNVGRWTCDRVWSEIGHIPSHAELTAYLKSHERYDDLHSQSSQRVLQELAEAFNGWYGKRQNGDTSANPPGYRKHGDEHPRSTVTFKAAGFKLDTKYDRVRLSKGSNLKDYWSDFILCEYQTRPNVDLSTVESVQQVRAVWTGDEWELHFVCKVEIEVDEVLGEKTLGVDLGINNFAAVAYEDGHAELYPLNCLKQDDYYFSKRIARCDDSNSEQATRLNQKKSRRRTHYFHALSKHIVQRCIEEEVGTIVIGDLSGIREDEENDEAKDWGTHGNLDLHSWAFDRFTELLEYKAEMEGISVETVSERDTSKSCSCCGRTRDANRVERGLYVCDDCGTVANADVNGAENIRQKVSPSPATDGGDRSNGWLAQPSTFLFDKETGAFAPQERVTS
- a CDS encoding ADP-ribosylglycohydrolase family protein, with amino-acid sequence MGGAPEFEDRAKGSMLGLACGDALGRPVEFATAERIKQNHGRVTGMLGNGTHRQPAGTITDDTEMALCIARSLTEYGRFEPADVADRFVAWYESGPFDIGGMTRRALRRIQDGASWETAGEREWHTSPEGSNAGNGSVMRCAPLAVAYADYPAALARTSIDSSRITHADPRCTTGCAVLNLTIAIALRGEKSPLSTALNLLSGELETSVERTAGVSPEDASPVLKGGLPEELRTALELVPDGIDPNELSNSGYVVDTLQTALYDALTAKSAEEAIVTAVNRGGDTDTIGAIAGAVAGARFGVSSLPDSWIENIDERDELEQLSIELASHPHNSETRTHSRGKDDGI